CGTGGGCTGTTACTTATTTTAGTTCAAGGCTTACCAGAGCCCGCGGGATGAAGTTTGTTAGCAGTACCCACGCTTTCTTCATTCTATAACTCTTCTTTGGGTCTGGGAAGGCTAATTAATTTTTAAAATGAAACGAATTTTCATTCCTGTACTAATGTTTAGCTTATTAACAATAAGCTGTAAAAATGACAAATCTACTGATAAGGTAGATACTACTGATACTAATTATGAAGTTTCAGAACAAGAAATTGACACTAGTTCAAATAAAATAGTATCAGAACCAATTCCCTCAGAAGATGTTACTAATTATGATGATATGTTAGATGCTTATGAAGCATATATTGACAAATTCATAATTGTTATGAAGAAAATGAAGAAAGCAGAACCTGATGATATGTCAATTTTAACGGAATATACTGAGCTAATGGATAAGGCTGACGAGTTTAGCAAACAGCTTGAATCTAATGAGGGTCAAATGTCTAAGGCACAATTGAAACGATATATTGATTTACAAACAAAGTTCTCGAAGGCAGCAATTGATATGTAACACAAAGAGTGGCGATTGTCACTCTTATTAGTTTCTAAGATTTGTATTATTTAATAACAAATAAACCAAAAGGATTCCTGTGCCATAGGAATCCTTCTTATGTTTATAAGTTGAGAAAATGACAAATAAGTTCCCAAAGCAATTTTGACACTATTGTTTTAATTAACAATTTTACTAATTCTTTACTGAGGTACTTAACTGTTTTAATAAATTTCTGCCTAGGTGTTTTTTGTAGTTTCATAACTGAACTATTTTATTGTTAAGTCCAGTAATACATTTTCACTCGAAGGTTTTAAATGGTCATTTTCTAGTTAAAGAACTGAACTATAGCCTTTTACTGGCTATAGTTCATGTTTTAAGCTATATTAAATTTAGGTTAAGTTTATAAAGCATTGTATACTAGTGCTTTGGTACATTAAAGTATATAATTGTGTAAGTTTATTAGCTTTTGCATCACTTGTTCTATAACTAATAAGCCCCGCCTTTTTGGCAAAATCAATAGCTTTTTCGATGGCTTCTTGGTTATATCCATACCAACTATCTTGCTCCTCTATTTTTTCATGGAATAAATCTACATCGAGTGTTTCAAGTAATTCTACAACAATTTTTTTATCGCTTTCTTTTGGAGTAAACTTTAATACTTTATATTTCTGATTTAATTGATATAATTCTATCATTAATATAGATGTAGATATTATTAAAATAGCAATAGTTGTATATATCCAATTATTAAATAACTCTGGTAGTCCAATTGAATTAGTTAATAGATTTACAAGTATTGGCATTATTATTAAACCAAAATACCACTTATTTAAAATTCTATCCATTACATGTTTATATTGTATCTATTTATTATCAAATATAACCAATTTTAAATCCTTTAACATTTCTCAATTTTGTTTTCTTTAGCTTTATCAAACAATATTTTAAATACACCAAAAATGAAAATACTAGCATTTGCAGGGAGTAGTAGTACACAATCCATAAATAAACACTTAGCAACCTATGCCGCTAGCTTATTTGAGGGCGGGGAAGTGGAGGTACTGGACCTTAACGATTATGAACTCCCTCTTTTTAGCGTAGATAAAGAGGCTGTTTTGGGTAAGCCTGCCCTTGCCACAACTTTTTTAGATAAAATATCGGCTTCCGACCTTATAGTACTCTCCTTAGCAGAACATAACGGCAGTTTTTCGGCAGCTTTTAAGAATATATATGATTGGGCATCGCGCCAACGTAAAGCTGTTTTTAATGATAAACCGATGCTACTATTGGCTACTTCGCCAGGTAAAAGAGGAGGTAGTAGCATACTGGAAATGGCAAAAACAGTATTACCACGTTATAACGCTAATATCCGAGCTACGTTTTCGTTACCGTCGTTTCATGAGAATTTTGACATCGAAGCAGGCAAAATATCCAATAATGTGCTTGATGCTGCGTTAAAAGATGTTATTCGTAACTTCGATTATGGTAAGGAAACTGCTTAAAGCAGCAAATCAAAAAGCTGCTTTATGGACGCTTAACGATAAAGGAATTTTTTATCATTATAAGGAATAGCATTTTTGTTTACTTGGCAGGATTATTGGTAGTAAAAAATCATGAAAAAATTACTATTTACACTTCTGCTGTTATTATTTATATCAAACACTTTTGCACAAGACTACCAAAAAGTTGATGCAACGGTAAAAAAATACCCACGTTCATTTACCAATGCCAATAGGCTTGCCGAACGCATTAATAACGATTTTACTCGCGAAGATGAAAAGGCACGTGCTATATTTACTTGGATAGCACTTAACATACGTTACGATTTAGCATCGGTAGGCAAGGCGCAAAAACGTGTAGGGTTTTCCTATTCGTCAGAAGAAGAGCGTATTGCCAAGCAGCAAAAAATGAAAGACGACCTAGCCAATACAACCTTACACTCTAAAAAAGGCGTTTGTCAAGGATATTCTACCCTTTTTATGATACTTGCCGAAAAGGTAGGGTTAGAAGCTGTTTTAATATCGGGCACAGCCAAATCGCACCCAAGCCACATTGGCAGATTTCCAGATATTACCGACCATGCTTGGAATGCCGTTAAAATAAACAACGAGTGGAAATTAGTAGATGTCACTTGGGGCGCAGGCGCAGTAATAGGTAATACACAAAAATTTGAGTTTAGGTTTAACGATAAATATTTCCTTACTGACCCAGAAGTTTTTGTTTTAAACCATTACCCCGATAACGATACGTGGTTGTTTGCCAACACCACCAAAAAACAGTTTGCACAACTTCCGTTATATTACGGTAATTACCACATGGGCGGTTACGAGTTACTTACCCCAACCACAGGAATATTTACCCCAAAACAAGGTACATTAAAAGTGAAAATTAAAAACGTAAAACCTACTGATGAAATAGCTTACGTATTTGTAGAAAATAAACAATTTAAATTAGTTGAACCTACTTTTAATAACGGTATTGCTGAGTTTGAGGTACCGTTAACAGCTACTTCGTTAGGTATTTTAACCATTTACATTAACGAAAAATCAGTACTATCGTATAAAATCAATAAATCGTAGTACCAAACCAATGTTATTAACTGCGTTCTCTTAATAAGTTTCTTACTACATACTTTCATTTTTTGCCCATATATACTACATTAGCATAAAATCCATTAAATTTTATGCTGGAGCAGAATCAGTACACTGAAGATAATATCCGTTCACTCGACTGGAAGGAACATATCCGTATGCGTCCTGGTATGTATATCGGTAAATTGGGCGACGGTTCATCGCCCGACGATGGTATTTATATACTCCTAAAAGAAGTATTAGATAACTCCATTGACGAATTTGTAATGGGCAGTGGTAAAACCATAGAGGTTACCGTTAAAGATAAAACCGTTACTGTGCGCGACTACGGTAGAGGTATTCCTTTAG
The Flavobacterium litorale genome window above contains:
- a CDS encoding transglutaminase domain-containing protein: MKKLLFTLLLLLFISNTFAQDYQKVDATVKKYPRSFTNANRLAERINNDFTREDEKARAIFTWIALNIRYDLASVGKAQKRVGFSYSSEEERIAKQQKMKDDLANTTLHSKKGVCQGYSTLFMILAEKVGLEAVLISGTAKSHPSHIGRFPDITDHAWNAVKINNEWKLVDVTWGAGAVIGNTQKFEFRFNDKYFLTDPEVFVLNHYPDNDTWLFANTTKKQFAQLPLYYGNYHMGGYELLTPTTGIFTPKQGTLKVKIKNVKPTDEIAYVFVENKQFKLVEPTFNNGIAEFEVPLTATSLGILTIYINEKSVLSYKINKS
- a CDS encoding DUF6591 domain-containing protein produces the protein MKRIFIPVLMFSLLTISCKNDKSTDKVDTTDTNYEVSEQEIDTSSNKIVSEPIPSEDVTNYDDMLDAYEAYIDKFIIVMKKMKKAEPDDMSILTEYTELMDKADEFSKQLESNEGQMSKAQLKRYIDLQTKFSKAAIDM
- a CDS encoding NADPH-dependent FMN reductase, with amino-acid sequence MKILAFAGSSSTQSINKHLATYAASLFEGGEVEVLDLNDYELPLFSVDKEAVLGKPALATTFLDKISASDLIVLSLAEHNGSFSAAFKNIYDWASRQRKAVFNDKPMLLLATSPGKRGGSSILEMAKTVLPRYNANIRATFSLPSFHENFDIEAGKISNNVLDAALKDVIRNFDYGKETA